The following proteins come from a genomic window of Rutidosis leptorrhynchoides isolate AG116_Rl617_1_P2 chromosome 10, CSIRO_AGI_Rlap_v1, whole genome shotgun sequence:
- the LOC139870463 gene encoding uncharacterized protein codes for MEPILQYIRNSVLPNDNREAHLVRERSPMYIIQNDILYRKSYCGPMMRCVGPIEAEMIIDEPSLYRDVAKIVKHCKSCQRHASQNRMPRHDMISVNSPWPFHKWAIDIIGPFLAGPGNIKFLIVAIDYFIKWVEAKAVRTITGVQALQKFTSVAHPQANGLCEVTNRDIVSGIKKRLNEKRTDWVDELPNVLWAHRTTFKKSTGETPFSLVYGSEALIPAEILVPTHRVANFDEEANGEALGENLNFIEERRLMAGEWVLRNNDASRAEKLGKLGPNWEGSYQVVAINTVGSYKLADIEGRTLPNAWHAALLKRYYA; via the exons ATGGAACCAATCTTGCAATATATCCGCAATAGTGTTTTGCCAAATGATAATCGCGAAGCTCATTTAGTTCGAGAGCGATCACCAATGTACATCATTCAAAATGACATTTTGTATCGTAAGTCATATTGCGGTCCAATGATGCGGTGTGTTGGCCCAATTGAAGCAGAAATGATAATTGATGAA CCATCTTTGTATCGCGATGTTGCAAAGATTGTTAAGCATTgcaaaagttgccaaaggcatgcgtCACAGAATCGGATGCCAAGGCATGATATGATCTCCGTTAATTCGCCATGGCCATTTCACAAGTGGGCTATTGATATTATAGGTCCATTTCTCGCAGGTCCTGGCAATATCAAATTCCTAATTGTGGCAATTGACTATTTTAtaaaatgggttgaagctaaggcggttcgcactatcaCTGGAGTGCAAGCGC TCCAAAAGTTTACATCAGTGGCGCATCCACAGGCTAATGGCTTGTGTGAAGTAACCAATCGCGACATTGTGAGCGGTATTAAAAAAAGGTTAAATGAAAAGCGAACTGATTGGGTGGATGAGCTTCCCAATGTAttatgggcacatcgcactacTTTTAAGAAGAGCACAGGGGAAACACCCTTTAGTTTAGTATATGGCTCTGAAGCATTAATACCCGCTGAAATTCTTGTGCCAACGCATAGAGTTGCTAACTTCGATGAGGAAGCAAATGGCGAGGCATTAGGCGAAAATTTGAATTTCATAGAAGAGCGAAGGTTAATGGCTG GTGAATGGGTGCTGCGAAACAATGATGCGAGTAGAGCAGAAAAACTTGGTAAATTAGGACCTAACTGGGAGGGTTCTTATCAAGTTGTGGCAATTAATACGGTAGGATCATATAAGCTCGCTGACATAGAAGGGCGAACTctacctaatgcgtggcatgctgctttgttaaagcgatattatgcgTAA
- the LOC139870462 gene encoding uncharacterized protein, giving the protein MSGELEVINERTELKPVQGETWDLLNDGASCAEGAGAGLVLASPRGEEHMYALHFNFDVTNNEAEYEALLAGLNVTHKRNITKLRAFTDSQLVANQFSGSFEAHDSSMQKYLKLLQELAVHFEHFELAQVPRSQNKKADALSKLVALTFSHFQKQVWVKEWPGKSIDNDLIVAPVVEEQPN; this is encoded by the coding sequence ATGTCTGGTGAGTTggaggtgattaatgagcgaacAGAATTAAAGCCAGTGCAGGGTGAAACATGGGATTTATTAAACGATGGAGCCTCATGTGCAGAAGGTGCTGGTGCGGGTTTAGTGTTAGCAAGCCCAAGAGGTGAGGAGCATATGTACGCGTTACATTTCAATTTTGATGTAACAAACAATGAAGCGGAATATGAAGCGTTGCTTGCAGGTTTAAATGTCACGCATAAACGGAATATCACCAAGTTACGCGCTTTTACAGATTCGCAGCTAGTGGCAAATCAGTTTAGTGGCTCTTTTGAAGCACATGACTCCTCAATGCAAAAATATTTGAAGTTGTTGCAAGAATTAGCTGTGCATTTTGAGCATTTTGAACTTGCACAAGTACCAAGGAGTCAAAATAAGAAGGCAGATGCGTTAAGTAAGCTAGTCGCTTTAACATTTTCGCACTTTCAAAAGCAAGTTTGGGTCAAGGAATGGCCAGGAAAATCAATAGATAATGATTTAATAGTAGCGCCTGTTGTAGAAGAGCAGCCAAATTGA